A region of Shewanella psychromarinicola DNA encodes the following proteins:
- a CDS encoding DUF72 domain-containing protein: protein MDSCTSTPTTYPPLRLGLAMWSQNQWQKTIYGNSQAHRLARYAQIFNTVEGNTTFYATPSLQNVQNWHAATHDGFKFTFKLPKHITHELRLQNAGPALQQFFRVMDPLMSRTGMWKIQLPASFGPQSLPQLAQFLTQVPQGLTYGVEVRNSAFFAKGEAEQALNRLLISHQCNRIIMDSRPVFAAPPTTSAVIDAHQKKTNVPVHAIATASNPVVRFIGHPQAEANVHFFQNWLKQLPLWIAQHKQPYLFIHTPDNHDAPQLAVDLYRLLQQELQHSSSPLTDINLLPQHQHTTTQLGFDL, encoded by the coding sequence TTGGATAGCTGCACTTCAACTCCCACAACCTATCCACCATTACGATTAGGTTTAGCCATGTGGTCACAAAATCAATGGCAAAAAACAATATACGGCAATAGCCAAGCGCATCGTCTTGCGCGCTATGCACAAATATTTAATACCGTAGAAGGTAATACCACCTTTTACGCCACTCCGTCATTACAAAATGTCCAAAATTGGCATGCCGCAACCCATGACGGTTTTAAATTTACCTTTAAACTGCCCAAACATATCACCCACGAATTACGGTTACAAAATGCAGGCCCAGCCTTACAACAATTTTTTAGGGTAATGGACCCCCTTATGAGCCGAACAGGGATGTGGAAAATTCAACTTCCCGCCAGCTTTGGACCACAGTCTTTGCCACAATTAGCGCAATTTTTAACACAAGTACCCCAAGGGTTAACCTATGGGGTAGAAGTGCGTAATAGCGCCTTTTTTGCCAAAGGAGAAGCCGAACAAGCATTAAACCGTTTATTGATAAGCCATCAATGCAATCGTATTATTATGGACTCGCGCCCAGTATTCGCCGCCCCACCAACGACCTCTGCTGTGATCGATGCTCATCAAAAAAAAACCAATGTGCCGGTGCATGCAATCGCAACGGCCAGCAATCCAGTAGTACGCTTTATTGGTCATCCGCAAGCAGAGGCCAACGTGCACTTTTTCCAAAACTGGCTTAAACAGTTACCTTTATGGATCGCGCAACACAAGCAACCCTATTTGTTTATCCACACCCCAGACAATCACGATGCGCCGCAATTAGCCGTCGATTTGTACCGTTTACTTCAACAAGAACTGCAACACAGCTCATCGCCACTCACTGATATCAATTTGCTACCTCAACATCAGCACACGACAACGCAACTGGGCTTTGATTTGTAA
- a CDS encoding DUF3429 domain-containing protein, with amino-acid sequence MKSIKTWQWLGFAGLLPFIILSVLAFNHSLLAPEHTILGFVSYSAIILSFVAGSLWGKAVILTLDDNIAKLLIISNIIALASWIALLTPFVLSALILLASGHLYLLYVEFKAKQLSTTNGYLTLRTILTSVAVTCHVVVMLSLLGV; translated from the coding sequence ATGAAAAGCATTAAAACGTGGCAATGGTTAGGCTTTGCTGGCCTTTTACCTTTTATTATTCTCAGTGTGTTGGCGTTCAATCATAGTCTATTAGCACCCGAACATACTATATTGGGATTTGTGAGCTACAGTGCCATTATTTTAAGTTTTGTTGCCGGTTCACTTTGGGGCAAAGCGGTAATCTTAACCTTAGATGACAATATCGCTAAGTTACTTATTATTAGTAATATTATCGCACTCGCAAGCTGGATTGCACTGTTAACTCCGTTTGTATTATCCGCGCTTATTCTGCTCGCTAGTGGTCATCTGTATTTATTATATGTTGAATTTAAAGCCAAACAATTATCAACCACCAACGGCTATCTCACATTACGCACAATATTAACCTCTGTCGCCGTAACATGCCATGTGGTTGTCATGCTCAGTCTGTTAGGCGTTTAG
- a CDS encoding OmpA family protein codes for MIKQFAINPQQVEAKGVGEYSPIANNFDDAGQKQNRRVELVIRSDNK; via the coding sequence TTGATTAAGCAATTTGCTATTAATCCACAACAAGTTGAAGCAAAAGGGGTTGGTGAATATTCACCTATCGCTAATAACTTTGATGACGCAGGCCAAAAGCAGAATCGACGAGTTGAGTTGGTGATTCGTTCGGACAATAAATAG
- a CDS encoding EAL domain-containing protein: protein MDSFFSLMSNAVLLLALVVIYDVITLQRLTPDKYKNVLSGIFIGMIAISVMNNPWELRPGIVFDARWILLSLSGLFFGFIPTLIATILAACFRIYQGGAGLYVGTLVIFISSAIGLGWRYWMQHSNKQPNWQNLLVMGIVVELAVLSSWLLMPIADKYDIMLTIGPTLLTVYTCGTMLLGLLLKKHQQRQQLAQESHHNKSLLEAEKNLLQSIIDGIPDIIFYKSTDGIYLGCNKAFSNLLQLKSEQIKYHNDYDLFDCQQADKFIKADQFVLQENQSWMDEEWITTPDGVEHIFRTQKTPFTHLSGKIQGIVGVGRDLAAQKHIEKQLRRSEITYRNIITTAQDGFVIVSVDGRIIESNQSFANMTGYTLDELLDKPINQIETSEKHQFSSQNILTAKQTKTINYTSLHKHKLGHLFHVDVNISFWDGDDSMFFCFVKDISERINAEQKLLNSESKFRQIFEKIPSISVQGYDKNRSVIFWNQASESLYGYSKEQALGQQLENLIIPLPYKNHVINNINAWINDGIPIPAGELLLRRADGSSVAVYSSHTLINNTDNEVEMYCIDIDLSAQKKAEERALTLSQAIEQSPISMILTSIDSKIEYVNSAFEKISGYTASEVIGQPASMLKSGLTPKSLYKELWDSISQGHAWQGELQNKKKNGEIFWEHAHIAPIFDNAGITKHYLALKQDVTYYKQQEEKILHQAHYDSLTGLPNRLLSLDRLSQMLKDAYRAKNSVAVLFLDLDDFKKVNDTLGHSVGDELLIKAAARLKHTIRDNDVVGRLGGDEFIIILSNINNPADVEIIATKLLKKFHIPFRLESRELVSTISIGIALYPLDSEDPKELLRQADSAMYYSKDRGRNTYNFYTHQMNHDMNRRLRVEEQLRSALKRKELEVYFQPFVDIRSRKIIGAEALLRWNSDLLGQVTPDEFIPIAEQTGLIVSIGQFVIENAFTAAKKWQLEFNPHFKIAINVSPKQFRENTFVDMLKIQLDIHQINATSVELEITEGVLLSGDPIIDSNLSWINDIGVSISMDDFGTGYSSLSYLRSYPFNTLKVDKSFIHDITVDPGDLELVGAAIAMGHGLNLTVVAEGVETEEQYHLLNALKCDYGQGYLFSKPLPRAAFEELLKTQAKNKRPNKKPLLRR, encoded by the coding sequence ATGGATAGTTTTTTCAGTTTGATGAGCAACGCCGTATTGTTACTGGCTCTTGTGGTCATTTATGACGTCATTACCTTACAAAGGCTAACGCCCGATAAATATAAAAATGTCTTGAGTGGCATTTTTATCGGGATGATTGCGATCAGTGTAATGAATAATCCTTGGGAGCTTAGGCCTGGGATTGTTTTTGATGCTCGCTGGATATTATTAAGCTTGAGCGGTTTATTTTTCGGTTTTATTCCGACATTAATTGCCACTATCCTCGCGGCTTGCTTTCGTATTTATCAGGGCGGAGCAGGTTTATACGTTGGCACATTGGTTATTTTCATCAGTTCTGCCATTGGTTTAGGCTGGCGATACTGGATGCAACATTCAAACAAACAACCCAATTGGCAAAACCTATTGGTTATGGGGATTGTGGTCGAGCTTGCCGTTTTATCGAGTTGGTTATTAATGCCTATAGCAGATAAATACGACATCATGCTTACCATTGGTCCTACATTACTCACCGTTTACACTTGTGGCACTATGCTACTTGGATTACTGCTTAAAAAACATCAACAAAGGCAACAATTAGCACAAGAATCACATCATAATAAATCGCTCCTCGAAGCCGAAAAAAACCTGTTACAAAGCATTATTGATGGTATTCCCGATATTATTTTTTATAAATCAACCGATGGCATTTATTTGGGCTGTAACAAGGCTTTTTCTAATCTGTTGCAACTCAAATCAGAGCAAATAAAATATCATAACGATTATGACTTATTTGATTGCCAACAGGCGGATAAATTTATCAAAGCGGATCAGTTTGTGTTGCAAGAAAATCAGTCGTGGATGGATGAAGAATGGATCACGACACCAGATGGAGTTGAGCATATATTTAGAACCCAAAAAACACCTTTTACTCATTTATCCGGCAAAATTCAGGGCATTGTTGGCGTAGGCCGAGATCTGGCCGCTCAAAAGCATATCGAAAAACAATTACGTCGCAGTGAAATCACTTATCGCAACATTATAACGACTGCCCAAGATGGTTTTGTCATTGTGTCGGTCGATGGCAGGATAATCGAATCAAATCAGAGTTTCGCCAATATGACGGGGTATACTCTAGATGAATTACTCGATAAGCCTATTAATCAAATTGAAACCAGTGAAAAACATCAGTTTTCAAGCCAAAATATCCTTACAGCAAAGCAAACTAAAACCATCAATTATACTTCGCTGCACAAACATAAGCTGGGGCACTTGTTTCATGTTGACGTGAATATCAGCTTTTGGGATGGTGATGACAGTATGTTTTTCTGCTTTGTTAAAGATATTTCAGAGCGAATTAATGCAGAGCAAAAGCTGCTAAACAGTGAATCTAAATTCAGACAAATCTTCGAAAAAATCCCCTCGATTTCGGTGCAGGGTTATGATAAAAACCGTTCGGTTATTTTTTGGAACCAAGCCAGTGAAAGCCTTTATGGCTATTCAAAAGAGCAAGCATTAGGTCAACAACTCGAAAATCTAATTATTCCATTACCTTATAAGAACCACGTAATTAACAACATCAATGCATGGATTAATGATGGTATCCCCATTCCCGCTGGAGAGTTACTCCTTAGACGTGCAGATGGTAGTAGTGTCGCGGTTTATTCATCCCATACGTTAATCAATAACACAGACAACGAAGTGGAAATGTACTGCATCGACATTGATTTAAGCGCTCAAAAAAAGGCTGAGGAACGAGCCCTCACGCTGTCACAAGCAATAGAACAAAGCCCTATCTCAATGATATTAACCAGTATCGACAGCAAAATTGAATATGTTAATAGTGCATTTGAAAAAATTTCTGGCTACACCGCAAGTGAAGTCATTGGCCAACCAGCTAGCATGTTAAAGTCGGGGTTAACCCCTAAATCACTTTATAAAGAATTATGGGATTCGATTTCTCAAGGACATGCGTGGCAGGGTGAACTGCAAAATAAAAAGAAAAACGGTGAGATTTTCTGGGAACATGCTCATATCGCACCCATTTTTGACAATGCGGGCATCACCAAACACTATTTGGCACTAAAACAAGATGTAACGTATTACAAACAGCAAGAAGAAAAAATCCTCCATCAAGCTCATTACGATAGCTTAACAGGCTTGCCAAATAGACTGCTCTCCCTTGATAGATTGTCGCAAATGCTCAAAGACGCTTATCGTGCAAAAAACAGTGTGGCAGTACTGTTTTTAGATTTAGACGATTTTAAAAAGGTTAATGACACCTTGGGCCACTCTGTTGGTGATGAACTGTTAATTAAAGCGGCTGCAAGGTTAAAACACACCATTAGAGACAATGATGTAGTGGGTCGGTTAGGAGGTGATGAATTTATCATTATACTGAGCAACATCAATAATCCCGCTGACGTTGAGATCATTGCCACTAAACTGCTCAAGAAATTTCACATTCCTTTTAGACTCGAAAGCCGTGAGTTAGTGTCAACTATCAGTATTGGTATTGCACTTTACCCGCTAGACAGTGAAGACCCTAAAGAATTACTAAGACAGGCAGATTCTGCCATGTATTATTCAAAAGACCGCGGCAGAAATACCTATAACTTCTATACCCATCAAATGAACCACGATATGAATCGACGCCTTAGGGTTGAAGAGCAATTACGAAGTGCATTGAAGCGCAAAGAGCTCGAGGTTTATTTTCAACCCTTTGTAGACATTAGAAGTCGTAAAATCATTGGCGCAGAAGCGCTGCTTAGATGGAATAGTGATTTACTTGGCCAAGTCACTCCTGATGAATTTATTCCTATCGCAGAACAAACGGGATTGATTGTCTCTATCGGCCAATTTGTTATCGAGAACGCATTTACTGCAGCCAAAAAATGGCAGCTCGAATTTAATCCTCATTTTAAAATAGCCATTAACGTTTCTCCCAAACAATTCCGAGAAAATACCTTTGTTGATATGCTTAAAATTCAGCTAGATATACACCAAATTAATGCTACTTCTGTAGAACTTGAAATCACCGAAGGGGTACTACTCAGTGGCGATCCTATTATAGACAGTAACTTAAGCTGGATTAACGATATTGGTGTCAGTATCTCGATGGACGATTTTGGTACCGGATATTCGTCACTCAGTTATCTGCGCAGTTACCCTTTTAATACCTTGAAAGTAGATAAGAGCTTTATTCACGATATAACGGTTGATCCGGGCGATCTGGAACTGGTCGGCGCGGCGATAGCAATGGGACATGGGCTCAATTTAACGGTCGTTGCAGAGGGTGTTGAAACAGAAGAGCAGTATCATCTGCTCAATGCACTGAAATGTGATTACGGCCAAGGTTACTTATTTAGTAAGCCATTACCTCGAGCTGCATTTGAAGAGCTGTTAAAGACACAGGCAAAAAATAAAAGACCGAATAAGAAGCCCTTATTAAGGCGCTGA
- a CDS encoding response regulator transcription factor, with protein sequence MFSNNILIVDFPDHLYGQFRHFANLIEFNLISTNANNALSTKSNAENGTTIMVHYLENPLQDIGCLSAELFKSDLHIAFCPALNVELEVIFISSGFHGAISVDDAIAQQIQSIKKVHDGDISFHPKAVSKYILQRKRIPSSGNRAKILAVTTKKEQQVLSLILHGLTNEEIAKELSISVNTVKMHVQNIYKKTKIKNRGQLFAFAAS encoded by the coding sequence ATGTTCAGCAATAATATTTTAATCGTAGATTTCCCTGATCACCTTTATGGGCAATTTCGGCACTTCGCGAATTTGATTGAATTTAATCTAATTTCAACCAATGCCAACAACGCATTATCAACAAAATCAAATGCCGAAAATGGCACTACCATTATGGTTCATTATCTTGAGAATCCATTACAAGATATTGGTTGCTTATCTGCCGAATTATTTAAAAGCGACTTGCATATCGCATTCTGTCCTGCGCTGAATGTGGAATTAGAAGTCATCTTTATTTCATCGGGATTTCATGGTGCTATTAGTGTCGATGACGCTATCGCTCAGCAAATACAAAGCATCAAAAAAGTACATGATGGCGACATTAGTTTTCACCCAAAAGCGGTATCCAAATACATTTTACAAAGAAAGCGTATTCCATCTTCAGGTAATCGCGCCAAAATACTCGCGGTGACCACCAAAAAAGAACAGCAAGTCTTGTCCCTCATATTGCATGGATTAACCAACGAAGAAATAGCCAAAGAGCTTAGTATCTCAGTTAATACCGTAAAAATGCATGTCCAAAATATTTATAAAAAGACCAAGATTAAAAATCGTGGTCAATTATTTGCTTTCGCTGCCAGCTGA
- a CDS encoding DUF2057 family protein codes for MTTSFSAKTLLSSITIGLALLFGASAQASSITVPDSIIVETINGKNVSFEHTIGLNHGQQLVEINYRDIFQDNADDSGGWVRSEPLYLTLNVDDNQRYELATPVIYSEEDAREFLDNPQVTLSINGQHHKDVALMTQLQLLTKLVLK; via the coding sequence ATGACGACTTCATTTTCTGCTAAAACGCTACTCAGCTCTATCACAATCGGCTTAGCATTATTATTCGGCGCGTCAGCTCAAGCGTCTAGTATTACTGTACCGGATTCCATAATAGTCGAAACTATTAACGGTAAAAACGTGAGTTTTGAACATACCATTGGGCTTAACCATGGACAACAATTGGTTGAAATTAACTATCGAGATATTTTTCAAGACAATGCTGATGATTCAGGGGGTTGGGTTCGTTCTGAACCCTTATACTTAACATTAAATGTGGATGATAATCAGCGTTATGAGCTCGCAACACCTGTTATTTATAGTGAGGAAGACGCCCGTGAGTTTTTAGACAATCCGCAAGTGACATTAAGTATCAATGGTCAACATCATAAAGATGTCGCATTAATGACTCAGTTGCAGTTATTAACTAAATTGGTATTAAAATAA
- a CDS encoding GNAT family N-acetyltransferase: MNISLHPITEADLDILFEFEHDPIANKMADFPARKRKAFNLHWQQKVLANEKAIAQGIWIDDVLVGNVVSWINTDSAAKTDPQMRLVGYWIGREHWGKGIATKAVEMFLKEFISSPVFAYIDKQNQGSVAVAYANGFFDVTAQYSQLISKDNLRLFRRGNV, from the coding sequence ATGAATATTTCTCTTCATCCCATTACTGAAGCGGATTTAGATATATTGTTTGAATTTGAACACGACCCTATTGCTAATAAAATGGCAGATTTTCCGGCGCGTAAACGTAAAGCTTTTAACCTGCATTGGCAGCAAAAAGTATTGGCTAATGAAAAGGCTATAGCACAAGGGATTTGGATAGATGATGTTTTAGTGGGTAATGTCGTATCGTGGATTAATACCGACTCAGCCGCAAAGACCGACCCGCAAATGCGTTTAGTGGGGTATTGGATTGGACGTGAACATTGGGGCAAGGGCATTGCCACCAAAGCAGTGGAAATGTTTTTAAAGGAATTTATTTCGAGCCCTGTTTTTGCTTATATCGATAAACAGAACCAAGGCTCAGTAGCAGTAGCGTATGCCAATGGCTTTTTCGACGTTACAGCGCAGTATTCGCAACTCATCAGTAAAGACAATTTACGTTTATTCAGACGTGGTAACGTTTAA
- the rluF gene encoding 23S rRNA pseudouridine(2604) synthase RluF, whose product MSESATRLNKYISESGVCSRREADRYIEQGNVFINGKRAKIGDAVELGDKVKVNGHDIAPRDEADLIFIVLNKPVGIVSTTESTERDNIVDFVNHSERVFPIGRLDKDSQGLIFLTSNGDLVNKILRAGNNHDKEYVVTVNKPITEAFLQGMRAGVPMLGVTTKKCNVEQVSTFVFKIILVQGLNRQIRRMCEHFNVEVTKLERQSIMNVSLKGLPVGEWRDLDEQELSTLMKLIEHSSSEVKNTPKKAKKKPNQSLRDKIEGPEHFMQGRGAKPKKPTANKGKVSHSRKPKR is encoded by the coding sequence ATGAGTGAATCTGCAACCCGTCTAAATAAATACATTAGTGAGAGTGGCGTTTGCTCACGTCGTGAAGCAGACCGCTACATTGAACAAGGTAATGTTTTTATCAATGGCAAACGAGCCAAAATTGGTGACGCCGTCGAATTAGGCGATAAAGTCAAAGTTAATGGTCATGATATCGCCCCTCGTGATGAAGCAGATTTAATCTTTATCGTGCTAAATAAACCTGTTGGTATAGTCAGTACTACCGAAAGCACCGAACGCGATAATATTGTCGATTTTGTTAACCACAGTGAACGAGTATTTCCAATAGGTCGCTTAGACAAAGATTCACAAGGATTAATATTTCTCACTAGCAATGGTGACTTGGTCAATAAAATCCTTCGCGCAGGTAACAATCACGACAAAGAATATGTGGTCACGGTTAATAAACCTATCACTGAAGCATTTTTACAAGGCATGCGAGCAGGCGTTCCCATGCTGGGTGTCACCACTAAAAAGTGCAACGTTGAACAAGTCTCAACGTTTGTATTTAAAATCATTTTAGTTCAAGGGCTTAATCGTCAGATCCGCCGCATGTGTGAACATTTTAACGTTGAAGTCACCAAGCTTGAACGTCAGTCAATTATGAATGTGTCACTTAAAGGGCTGCCTGTAGGAGAGTGGCGCGATTTAGACGAACAAGAACTCAGCACCTTAATGAAATTGATTGAACACTCATCTTCGGAAGTCAAAAATACCCCCAAAAAAGCCAAGAAAAAGCCCAACCAAAGCTTACGAGATAAAATTGAAGGTCCAGAACACTTTATGCAAGGTAGAGGGGCAAAGCCTAAAAAGCCAACCGCAAATAAAGGTAAAGTGAGCCATTCAAGAAAACCGAAACGCTAA
- a CDS encoding transglycosylase domain-containing protein, with the protein MSSPHPDSQFDNFRPNTSSAKPTPVRRSKAGWLFIVLLLATAYLVEFEVRTSYYQSYFLHQYATKLTYTLRDYRSNAVIYPKYGPFDDRHGYSQLPQKIARLIERNYQITQQVAFSPMLMDYTNMGFFPPYHEKAQSGLSIKDCRDMTVFDFSYPKRVYQHQDKIPYQVINTLLFIENREMLSPEANYNPVVDWPRFVLAGASQVAGSFGADMSKAGGSTLATQIEKFRHSNHGLTLSIKDKLLQIGSAIVRVYQQGESTIGARQRIVQDYLNTVPLSSAPGFGEVHGIGDGLWAWFKTDFNQANQLLLSHHTQQNAAQRGKVFRQVVALMIAQRRPSYYLLQGHDNLESLVDSYLRLLGSDGLIETQLMVSALEQTLQFNTSKLATTNVSNNKGINAVRIRTAGMLGLSLYDLNRYDLAINSTFHGDIQQQVSDYLRSLASEPTAERIGLLGERLLSVQQLDKVLYSFTLYESTDSANRVRIQTDSIDQPFDINEGSKLELGSTAKLRVLATYLDIIAELQQRFSAMTVADLRQVDVERKDHITRWVVDYLMTTRDRNLTRMLDAALLREYSASPNERFFTGGGLHVFNNFNSKENSRVPTLYQALQESINLPFVRLMQDIVNYSSSYNSEGSVSQLLRNDKDPRREEYLKAFAKREGSSFVKRFYRKYRQLAPEQRLEVLFDGIQQQDHKLTAVYRYLKPYDGVQELKAFLVKRLPAKDFSEKQINLLYNKYGEDKFNLADQGYIARVHPLELWVLRYLNDYPETGLSQVLEDAQPQLQEVYRWLFRTRHQNARDVRIQVMLEVEAFLSIHQRWVRMGYPFEYMVPSLGSALGSSGDRPAALAELMGIIQNDGYRYPTVRIDELQFAKDTPYEVTLVNDKQMITRVMHQEVARALKRALANVVENGTARRLKGSLLDNNGQPVVMGGKTGTGDNRIATEIRNGRKVSSTAINRTATFVFYLGDHHFGTLTAFVPGEKADDFSFTSALPLQVLKGMMPILSPMINQQEQCQTGL; encoded by the coding sequence GTGTCTAGTCCACATCCTGACAGTCAGTTTGATAATTTTCGACCTAATACATCTTCCGCCAAACCGACTCCGGTTCGTCGCAGTAAAGCGGGTTGGTTATTCATAGTATTATTGTTAGCAACGGCTTATCTCGTCGAATTTGAGGTGCGGACATCGTATTATCAATCTTATTTTTTGCATCAATATGCCACCAAATTAACCTATACATTACGTGATTATCGCAGTAATGCGGTAATTTACCCTAAATATGGCCCGTTTGATGATCGCCATGGTTATAGCCAATTACCGCAGAAAATAGCCCGCTTAATTGAGCGTAATTATCAAATTACTCAGCAAGTGGCGTTTTCACCGATGTTGATGGATTATACCAACATGGGTTTTTTCCCGCCGTATCATGAAAAAGCACAATCAGGCTTATCGATAAAAGATTGCCGTGACATGACGGTATTCGATTTCTCATATCCTAAACGTGTTTATCAACACCAAGATAAGATCCCCTATCAAGTCATTAACACACTATTGTTTATTGAAAACCGCGAAATGTTGAGTCCAGAAGCTAACTATAATCCTGTGGTTGACTGGCCTCGGTTTGTGCTGGCTGGCGCGAGCCAAGTTGCTGGCAGTTTCGGGGCTGATATGTCTAAAGCGGGAGGCAGTACTTTAGCGACTCAAATTGAAAAATTTAGACATTCTAATCATGGTCTAACCTTGAGTATCAAAGATAAGCTATTGCAAATTGGTTCCGCAATAGTGCGAGTGTATCAGCAAGGTGAAAGCACCATTGGCGCTCGTCAACGCATCGTACAAGATTATCTCAACACAGTACCATTATCATCAGCTCCCGGTTTTGGTGAAGTCCATGGTATTGGTGATGGTTTATGGGCGTGGTTCAAAACTGATTTTAATCAGGCTAATCAATTATTATTGAGCCATCATACTCAACAAAATGCGGCACAGCGCGGCAAGGTGTTTCGTCAAGTCGTGGCATTAATGATAGCCCAGCGTCGGCCGTCGTATTACTTACTTCAAGGCCATGACAATTTAGAATCGTTAGTAGACAGTTATTTACGTTTATTGGGCAGTGATGGTCTGATTGAAACGCAACTAATGGTGTCGGCACTTGAGCAAACATTGCAATTTAATACCAGTAAGTTAGCAACCACTAACGTATCTAACAATAAAGGTATTAATGCGGTACGAATTCGTACTGCTGGGATGCTGGGGTTAAGTTTGTATGATTTAAATCGCTACGACTTAGCGATTAACAGCACGTTCCATGGTGATATACAGCAACAAGTTAGCGATTACTTACGCAGCTTAGCCTCTGAGCCAACCGCTGAGCGTATTGGATTGCTGGGTGAGCGTTTACTGTCCGTGCAACAGTTAGATAAAGTACTGTACAGTTTTACGTTGTACGAGAGTACCGACAGTGCCAACCGCGTTCGCATTCAAACCGACAGTATTGATCAGCCGTTTGATATCAATGAAGGCAGTAAATTGGAGCTAGGTTCAACGGCTAAATTACGGGTGTTAGCCACATATTTAGACATTATTGCCGAGTTACAACAGCGTTTTTCGGCCATGACGGTGGCTGATTTGCGCCAAGTGGATGTGGAACGTAAAGACCACATTACGCGTTGGGTCGTCGATTATTTGATGACGACTCGAGATCGCAATTTAACCCGGATGTTGGATGCAGCCTTACTGCGTGAGTATTCGGCCTCACCAAATGAGCGTTTTTTCACTGGTGGTGGTTTACATGTATTTAATAATTTTAATAGCAAAGAAAACAGTCGCGTACCAACGTTATATCAGGCATTACAAGAGTCAATAAACTTGCCATTTGTGCGGCTAATGCAAGACATTGTTAATTACAGCAGTAGTTATAACAGCGAAGGCAGTGTGTCGCAGTTATTGCGTAACGACAAAGATCCTCGTCGTGAAGAATACCTCAAAGCGTTTGCTAAACGTGAAGGCAGTTCGTTTGTAAAACGTTTTTATCGCAAATATCGTCAGCTGGCCCCAGAGCAACGCCTTGAGGTGTTGTTTGACGGGATTCAACAACAAGATCATAAGTTAACGGCTGTTTATCGCTATTTAAAACCCTACGATGGCGTCCAAGAGTTAAAGGCCTTTTTAGTCAAACGCTTACCCGCAAAAGACTTTAGCGAGAAACAAATTAATCTGCTGTACAACAAATACGGTGAAGATAAATTCAACCTTGCGGATCAAGGTTATATTGCTCGGGTGCATCCGTTAGAACTGTGGGTATTGCGCTATTTAAATGACTACCCAGAAACCGGCCTGAGCCAAGTGTTAGAAGACGCGCAACCGCAATTACAAGAAGTGTATCGTTGGTTATTTCGAACCCGCCATCAAAATGCACGCGATGTGCGTATTCAAGTGATGTTAGAGGTCGAGGCCTTTTTAAGCATTCACCAACGTTGGGTAAGAATGGGTTATCCGTTTGAATACATGGTACCGTCATTGGGGTCTGCATTAGGTAGCTCGGGTGATAGACCTGCGGCGCTGGCTGAGCTAATGGGCATTATTCAAAATGATGGTTATCGTTACCCAACGGTCAGAATTGATGAATTACAGTTTGCTAAAGACACGCCTTACGAAGTGACGCTAGTCAACGACAAGCAAATGATCACCCGCGTAATGCATCAAGAAGTGGCCCGCGCGTTAAAGCGGGCGCTGGCAAATGTGGTTGAAAATGGTACTGCCAGAAGGCTCAAAGGTAGCTTGTTGGATAACAACGGCCAACCTGTGGTTATGGGCGGCAAAACCGGTACGGGTGATAACCGCATAGCGACTGAAATTCGTAATGGCCGCAAAGTGTCTTCAACGGCCATTAACCGCACTGCGACGTTTGTGTTCTATTTAGGCGATCATCATTTTGGTACCCTAACGGCGTTTGTGCCAGGGGAGAAAGCTGACGACTTTAGCTTTACTTCAGCACTGCCATTACAAGTGCTTAAAGGCATGATGCCTATTTTATCACCGATGATAAACCAGCAAGAGCAGTGTCAAACTGGCTTATAA